Sequence from the Bryobacteraceae bacterium genome:
GCTTTCGAAGTACGCCGGCCAGCGCCTCCCGGAATCGTTCGGGGTGATCAAGAGCCAGTTTACCGACGGCACCACGCCCATCCTGCCCACGCTCTGGGATTTCGCCCAACACGGGCAGTCCGGCGCCTGGGTTTCCACGCTATATCCGAATCTCGCCCGGCACGTCGACGATATCTGCTTTGTCCGCAACTTCTATACGGAGTCCGTGGTGCACGCCCCGGCGATGTACCAGGTGGTGTCGGGGCGCATTCTTATGGGCTACCCGTCCATCGGCTCGTGGGTCACCTACGGGCTCGGCAGCGAATCGGAGAACCTCCCCGCCTACGTCGTGATGCCGCAGCCGGAAGGGACGCCGGAAGGCGGTACTCCCATGTGGGGCAGCGGTTTTCTCCCGGCGGTCTACCAGGGTACGCTCCTGCGTCCCGGCGCCACGCCCGTGCTGCACCTGAAACCGTCCGGCAACGTCCCCCGTGAGCGCCAAAAGGCGCGGCTGGACTTGCTCCAGAAGATGAACGAGCTCGATACGCCCGCCTGGGACTCTGAACTCGCCGCGCGCATCGCCTCCTACGAACTTGCCTTCCGGATGCAGGCGAACGCTCCCGAAGCCGTCGATCTCTCCAAGGAAACCGACGCCACGCGCCACGCCTACGGCCTGGACCAGAAGCACACCTCCGAGTTCGGCACCCGCTGCCTGCTCGCGCGGCGTTTTGTCGAACGCGGCGTCCGCTTCGTGCAGATCTACCACGGCGGCGGACCCGTCTCTATCCAGTGGGACG
This genomic interval carries:
- a CDS encoding DUF1501 domain-containing protein translates to MSTRRDVLRMAANGFGALALQDMLVRDLAASSAANPLAARQPHFPGKAKSVIFLFMVGGPSQIDTFDPKPLLSKYAGQRLPESFGVIKSQFTDGTTPILPTLWDFAQHGQSGAWVSTLYPNLARHVDDICFVRNFYTESVVHAPAMYQVVSGRILMGYPSIGSWVTYGLGSESENLPAYVVMPQPEGTPEGGTPMWGSGFLPAVYQGTLLRPGATPVLHLKPSGNVPRERQKARLDLLQKMNELDTPAWDSELAARIASYELAFRMQANAPEAVDLSKETDATRHAYGLDQKHTSEFGTRCLLARRFVERGVRFVQIYHGGGPVSIQWDAHDHLKANHEKMAGMTDGPIAALLNDLKTRGLLDSTLVVWGSEFGRLPMSQSGNGRDHNPHGFTMWFAGGGVRGGQTLGDTDEFGLRAIDGWHMRDFHATILRALGLDQHKLWYLHNGRHEKLTDFGGKVIEKVFA